In Sphingobacterium sp. PCS056, the following proteins share a genomic window:
- a CDS encoding family 16 glycosylhydrolase has product MKYIKIGIWCSLLLFSVQLAVSQENKPVKTVIAKENGGYIIKRDGQPYFIKGAGGTNYMDRLKAYGGNSIRTWSPQNADKILDEAQRLGLTVTLGLDVRAERHGFDYNNPELVAQQLEGIRKTVLQYRNHPALLAWGIGNELNLHYSNPKVWDAVNDIAAMIHELDPNHLVTTMLAGINQKEFDYIQEKCPAIDLIAVQVYGGLASVPEQIKRVGWKKPYIVTEWGPTGHWEVTQTPWSASIEENSSEKAAVYKSRYEASIGKDNHCLGSYVFLWGQKQERTPTWYGLFTEAGEENAVVDVMEYLWSKKWPANRSPQVSSLLLDGKKAADFVYVEPGKTYPVAVSVNDLDGDKLTTRWELLHESTDLKEGGDREERPKAIPGRIAAEGEQHTQLTAPAEEGAYRLFVYVSDGHNNVATANIPFYVTANKSNISAAGTKNTYRFSSDPIWADEFNYEGLPDTTKWSYDVGSKYNGWGNNEDQYYVASSSKNSIVGKGVLKIKALKESKSGKPYTSARLVSKGKGDFLYGRFEARAKLPKGRGTWPAIWMLPTESTYGNWPNSGEIDILEHVGYDQDVLHISTHTQAYNHNINTQKTATKKVAGVSDVFHLYRVDWTPEYIKGFIDDQEIFSVENEHKSFAEWPFDQKFHWLLNLAIGGNWGGKNGIDERAFPAVFEIDYVRVYELLP; this is encoded by the coding sequence ATGAAGTATATTAAAATAGGGATCTGGTGTTCCCTACTCCTTTTTAGCGTACAGCTAGCAGTATCGCAAGAAAACAAACCCGTCAAAACCGTCATTGCTAAAGAAAACGGTGGTTATATTATCAAGCGTGACGGTCAGCCGTATTTTATCAAAGGAGCTGGCGGCACCAATTATATGGATCGTCTAAAAGCGTATGGAGGTAACTCCATACGCACTTGGAGTCCCCAAAATGCCGACAAAATATTGGATGAGGCCCAACGCTTGGGACTGACTGTCACCTTAGGATTGGATGTCCGAGCTGAAAGGCATGGATTTGACTATAACAATCCTGAACTGGTCGCTCAGCAATTGGAAGGAATACGAAAAACCGTACTCCAATACCGAAACCATCCAGCACTTTTAGCCTGGGGAATCGGCAATGAGCTCAATCTGCATTATAGCAATCCCAAAGTTTGGGACGCTGTCAATGATATTGCGGCCATGATCCATGAGCTGGATCCCAATCATTTGGTGACCACTATGTTGGCAGGTATCAACCAAAAGGAGTTTGACTATATCCAAGAAAAATGTCCAGCTATCGATCTCATTGCTGTTCAAGTATATGGCGGTCTCGCCTCCGTACCTGAGCAGATAAAACGTGTTGGTTGGAAAAAACCGTACATCGTCACCGAATGGGGACCTACAGGACACTGGGAAGTCACCCAGACTCCTTGGTCTGCTTCTATTGAAGAAAATAGTAGTGAAAAAGCTGCTGTATACAAAAGTCGCTATGAGGCCTCGATCGGAAAAGATAATCATTGCTTGGGTTCTTATGTGTTTTTGTGGGGTCAGAAACAAGAGCGCACCCCTACCTGGTATGGCTTGTTCACAGAAGCAGGTGAAGAAAATGCAGTCGTAGATGTCATGGAATATCTCTGGTCAAAAAAATGGCCTGCAAACAGATCCCCACAGGTATCGTCCCTGCTGTTAGATGGAAAAAAGGCAGCTGACTTCGTTTATGTCGAACCGGGGAAAACTTATCCTGTTGCTGTGTCTGTAAACGATCTGGATGGCGATAAATTAACGACTCGCTGGGAGCTTCTCCACGAAAGCACCGACCTGAAAGAAGGTGGTGACCGTGAAGAAAGACCAAAGGCTATTCCAGGACGTATTGCAGCTGAAGGTGAACAGCACACACAGCTTACAGCTCCCGCAGAAGAAGGCGCATATCGATTATTTGTCTATGTTTCCGATGGTCACAACAACGTGGCTACAGCCAACATCCCTTTTTACGTAACGGCTAATAAGTCAAACATCAGCGCCGCAGGCACAAAAAACACCTACCGTTTTTCAAGTGATCCCATTTGGGCAGATGAATTTAATTACGAAGGCTTACCAGACACGACAAAATGGTCGTACGATGTAGGTTCAAAATATAACGGCTGGGGCAATAATGAGGATCAGTATTATGTCGCGTCTTCTTCCAAAAACTCGATTGTAGGCAAAGGAGTTTTAAAAATCAAAGCTTTAAAAGAAAGTAAAAGTGGAAAACCCTACACTTCTGCCCGTTTGGTCAGTAAAGGTAAGGGTGATTTCTTATATGGCCGATTTGAAGCCCGAGCAAAATTGCCCAAAGGACGCGGTACTTGGCCAGCGATCTGGATGCTGCCTACAGAATCAACGTATGGCAATTGGCCCAATTCAGGTGAAATAGACATACTCGAACACGTGGGTTATGATCAAGATGTATTGCATATATCGACGCATACCCAAGCGTATAACCACAATATCAATACTCAAAAAACGGCCACAAAAAAGGTAGCTGGTGTTTCCGATGTGTTCCATTTATACCGCGTAGATTGGACCCCAGAATACATCAAAGGATTTATCGATGATCAAGAAATTTTTTCTGTTGAAAACGAACATAAATCCTTTGCGGAATGGCCTTTTGATCAAAAATTCCACTGGTTGCTCAATTTAGCCATCGGCGGAAATTGGGGTGGCAAAAACGGGATTGATGAAAGAGCATTTCCCGCAGTTTTTGAAATTGACTATGTCCGGGTATATGAATTGCTACCTTAA
- a CDS encoding transposase encodes MKQRMTKRKSGGQQVYSDSFKILVSREYLTGKFSYSQLAEKYNLPGEATPRYFMKWYQQWESNLDLEVPQIVDSEDPGIKNEQELRDELFEANLKITALEILIKKAEELHGAGLVKKSGAKSSKK; translated from the coding sequence ATGAAACAGCGTATGACAAAACGTAAATCAGGGGGACAACAAGTTTACAGCGACAGCTTCAAGATCTTAGTTTCCAGGGAGTACCTAACAGGCAAGTTTAGTTATTCCCAACTTGCAGAGAAATACAATCTTCCGGGAGAAGCGACTCCTCGTTATTTTATGAAATGGTACCAGCAGTGGGAAAGCAATCTAGATCTGGAAGTTCCACAGATTGTAGATTCGGAAGATCCCGGGATAAAAAATGAACAAGAGCTCAGGGATGAGCTTTTTGAGGCAAACCTCAAGATTACCGCCCTGGAGATACTGATCAAAAAAGCGGAGGAGCTCCATGGGGCTGGGTTGGTAAAAAAGTCTGGGGCCAAATCGTCCAAGAAATGA
- a CDS encoding IS3 family transposase translates to MKSCYQNISVTRLCGLFGRTRQSYYKYMGREQEYSVRSGLVLARVREIRKDSHRMGALKLRSILTKEMGSAMIGLGRDAFFRLLRENDLLVKCKRRYAITTQSDHRFKKWPDLVQRRQALHPEQIWVSDITYIRIRDKWIYLCLITDAYSRKIVGYKLTHRPTAQACISALRMAIAHRMYPQNILTHHSDRGIQYCSTNYISILQENGIAISMTQSGSPYDNAVAERLNGILKNEYRMAETFPDYKTALNQLVKAVNIYNHFRPHMACNMMSPQQAHQEWKNQNVPGLFQRRSPDAKKFRIKMRETVARQRTTDNSKKKDNDNHMQ, encoded by the coding sequence ATGAAGTCGTGTTACCAGAATATTTCGGTGACCAGACTTTGTGGACTATTTGGCAGAACTAGGCAGTCCTATTATAAATATATGGGCAGAGAGCAGGAATATTCCGTTCGCAGCGGACTTGTATTGGCCAGGGTACGAGAAATACGGAAGGACTCCCATCGCATGGGTGCCCTTAAGCTTCGCAGCATACTGACCAAAGAAATGGGCAGCGCGATGATTGGACTGGGAAGAGACGCTTTCTTTAGGCTGTTGCGTGAGAATGACCTTTTGGTCAAGTGCAAACGCAGGTATGCCATCACGACCCAATCAGACCACCGTTTCAAAAAGTGGCCCGATCTTGTGCAACGTAGGCAAGCCCTGCATCCCGAACAGATATGGGTGAGTGACATCACCTACATACGCATCCGGGACAAATGGATCTACCTGTGCCTGATCACAGACGCCTATTCCAGAAAGATCGTGGGCTACAAACTTACTCACAGACCAACAGCCCAGGCCTGTATATCAGCGCTCCGGATGGCCATAGCGCATAGGATGTACCCACAGAACATTCTGACCCACCATTCGGATCGAGGTATCCAATATTGCAGCACAAATTATATCAGTATATTGCAAGAAAACGGTATTGCCATAAGCATGACACAGTCCGGAAGTCCATACGACAATGCTGTGGCAGAAAGGTTAAATGGTATCCTAAAAAACGAATATCGGATGGCCGAGACTTTTCCAGACTACAAAACTGCGCTTAACCAGCTGGTCAAAGCAGTCAACATATACAATCATTTTAGGCCACATATGGCCTGCAACATGATGTCTCCACAGCAGGCACATCAGGAATGGAAGAACCAAAATGTTCCTGGACTCTTTCAGCGACGTAGTCCGGATGCAAAAAAGTTCCGCATCAAAATGAGGGAAACAGTGGCTAGGCAACGGACAACTGATAACAGTAAGAAAAAAGACAATGACAACCATATGCAGTAG
- a CDS encoding phosphocholine-specific phospholipase C: MDNRREFLKKAAMLTGGMSLSQLLPQSIAKAMAINPTLGSTFYDAEHVVLLMQENRSFDHAFGTLRGVRGFNDPRVVRQPNHRKVWLQSQSDGKTYAPFRLDIKDSKVTWMGCLPHNWTDQTDARNQGKMDRWLDVKRSGFKDFKEMPLTLGHYTREDIPFYYAMADAFTICDQHFCSSLTGTNPNRLYFWTGNIREKLTDNALVWNGDSEFSGKATWKTFPERLTDNGVDWKIYQNEISSSSEGYSGQENSWLGNFGCNVMEYFPQYAVKYSKRYQDLLIEKRKQINVKLEELNKKGITAGKEYDKLQKRLQETVKEQELYTDENFEKLSAYTKEIHRRAFVNNSVAPDYMELEQMEYQEGDETRQLQIPKGDILHQFRADVDTGKLPTVSWLTAPQLFSDHPDSPWFGAWYVSEVMDILTKNPEVWKKTIFILTYDENDGYFDHVAPFAAPNPYRQDSGKVSQSIDTRLEYVRKEEQYHPESGRESNIGLGYRVPMIIASPWSRGGWVNSQVFDHTSPLQFLERFISHKTRSNIKETNITAWRRAVCGDLTSAFRPYKGEVIAKPEFVQKKSFIKSIHQAQYKDLPKGFKPLDQAEIDQIDQDPRISPYFPKQEKGSRDSCGLPYELYVDGYFDQKNQAYQISFEAANRVFGSASAGAAFTVYSETPYDNEQGRSWNYATVAGDRLQDSWSLDAFDHLAYKLSVYGPNGFFRTFAGSKENPKIKISCRYEHDKKGKGFTGRLLFEIANQEDRQVEVWLQDNSYGQATRRIKLGADSSKVVEVDLSKQHFWYDIKVSCTGYLSYFEQFAGRIEVGGNAKSDPLMA, encoded by the coding sequence ATGGATAACAGGAGAGAATTTTTAAAAAAAGCAGCGATGCTGACAGGTGGTATGTCCTTGTCACAACTGCTCCCTCAATCTATTGCTAAAGCCATGGCCATTAATCCTACATTAGGAAGCACGTTTTATGATGCAGAACATGTTGTTCTGCTGATGCAAGAAAACAGATCATTTGATCATGCTTTTGGCACGCTAAGGGGAGTTCGAGGGTTTAACGACCCGCGTGTTGTCCGCCAACCCAATCACCGCAAGGTTTGGCTACAGTCCCAATCGGATGGTAAAACTTATGCCCCTTTTCGACTGGATATTAAAGATTCTAAAGTCACTTGGATGGGCTGCCTGCCACATAATTGGACAGACCAGACCGATGCACGTAATCAAGGCAAGATGGATCGATGGCTAGATGTCAAGCGTTCGGGATTTAAAGATTTTAAAGAGATGCCCTTAACATTGGGCCATTATACACGTGAAGATATACCTTTCTACTATGCCATGGCCGATGCGTTTACCATCTGCGATCAACATTTTTGTTCCAGTTTAACCGGTACCAACCCCAATAGACTCTATTTTTGGACAGGCAATATCAGAGAAAAACTGACCGATAATGCACTGGTCTGGAATGGAGATTCTGAGTTTAGCGGCAAAGCCACATGGAAAACTTTTCCCGAACGCCTTACCGACAATGGTGTGGACTGGAAAATCTATCAAAATGAAATATCTTCCAGTAGTGAGGGGTACAGTGGTCAAGAAAACAGTTGGTTGGGGAATTTTGGATGCAATGTCATGGAGTATTTCCCCCAATATGCTGTCAAATATAGCAAGCGGTATCAAGATCTATTGATTGAAAAGAGAAAGCAGATCAATGTGAAGCTTGAAGAACTCAACAAAAAAGGCATTACAGCTGGGAAAGAGTACGATAAATTACAAAAGCGGCTGCAAGAAACGGTAAAGGAACAAGAGCTGTATACAGATGAAAACTTTGAAAAGTTGAGTGCATACACAAAAGAAATCCACCGACGCGCATTTGTCAATAACAGTGTTGCTCCAGACTATATGGAGCTCGAGCAGATGGAATATCAAGAAGGCGATGAGACTCGCCAACTCCAGATACCGAAGGGTGATATCTTGCATCAGTTTAGAGCAGATGTCGATACAGGCAAACTGCCCACGGTATCATGGCTGACGGCACCACAACTTTTTTCGGATCACCCAGATTCACCTTGGTTCGGAGCCTGGTATGTCAGTGAAGTCATGGACATCTTAACTAAAAATCCAGAAGTATGGAAAAAAACCATCTTTATCCTTACTTATGACGAAAATGACGGTTATTTTGACCATGTGGCTCCTTTTGCTGCGCCAAATCCTTATCGTCAAGATTCAGGTAAAGTTTCTCAAAGCATCGACACACGGTTGGAGTATGTAAGAAAAGAAGAGCAATATCACCCCGAAAGTGGGCGTGAAAGTAATATCGGTCTAGGGTATCGTGTACCGATGATTATTGCTTCTCCGTGGTCCCGAGGAGGCTGGGTCAATTCACAGGTATTTGACCACACTTCACCATTGCAGTTTTTAGAGCGGTTCATTAGCCACAAAACACGTTCAAATATCAAAGAAACCAATATTACGGCATGGAGGAGGGCAGTTTGTGGAGATTTAACGTCGGCTTTCAGACCTTACAAAGGAGAAGTGATAGCAAAGCCCGAATTTGTCCAGAAAAAATCATTCATAAAAAGCATTCATCAAGCACAATATAAAGATCTACCCAAAGGATTTAAACCTTTAGATCAAGCTGAAATAGATCAGATAGATCAAGATCCTCGCATTTCTCCTTACTTTCCAAAGCAAGAAAAAGGTTCTAGAGATTCATGTGGATTACCGTACGAACTCTATGTTGACGGATATTTTGATCAAAAAAATCAAGCCTATCAGATTTCCTTTGAAGCTGCAAACCGCGTGTTCGGTTCTGCATCAGCGGGGGCAGCATTTACCGTTTACAGCGAAACCCCTTATGATAATGAACAAGGCAGAAGTTGGAATTATGCTACTGTCGCAGGAGATCGGTTGCAGGATAGTTGGTCATTAGATGCCTTCGATCATCTTGCGTACAAATTGAGCGTTTATGGTCCTAATGGTTTTTTTCGAACATTTGCTGGTAGTAAAGAAAACCCAAAAATTAAAATTTCTTGTCGTTACGAACATGATAAAAAAGGTAAAGGATTTACTGGCCGATTGCTGTTTGAGATCGCAAATCAAGAAGACCGTCAGGTTGAAGTATGGCTTCAAGATAACAGTTATGGACAAGCAACACGCCGTATTAAGCTGGGTGCAGATTCCAGTAAGGTTGTCGAAGTTGATTTATCCAAACAGCATTTTTGGTATGATATAAAAGTAAGCTGTACTGGATATTTGAGCTATTTCGAGCAGTTTGCAGGACGTATTGAAGTTGGTGGAAATGCAAAAAGCGATCCATTAATGGCATAA